One Corynebacterium yudongzhengii DNA window includes the following coding sequences:
- a CDS encoding MsnO8 family LLM class oxidoreductase, whose protein sequence is MGLQLSVLDRAHKQTGDSDQAALKRTIAHAREVEELGFRRFFVAEHHGVPGIPGSQPALLAQAVAHATSSIRVGTAGIMLTNHPPLVVAEQIGLLTSLYPGRVDVGTGNSVGFTRPVRAALRQGEPAEAKARYDDDLAELRAHLLGDAAVTSRPRPTGELSIFVLAGFRSIALAARHGMGVIVAGPSLLDDTAHPHHPGLAHYRSEFRDRGLGSQPRAMIALDIAVAETEDAARDLLLPQHVAGVLSRRTGEFGALPTLDEIRRMDLSEREKRRVKDSLATAVYGTPHQVGKRLREIAAYAGVDEIVVTGAMSDTEGRRRSEQLLAEVCS, encoded by the coding sequence ATGGGGCTGCAGCTGTCAGTCCTCGACCGCGCGCATAAACAGACCGGCGACAGCGACCAGGCGGCCCTCAAGCGCACCATCGCGCACGCCCGCGAGGTCGAGGAACTAGGGTTTCGCCGGTTCTTCGTCGCCGAGCACCACGGCGTTCCCGGCATCCCCGGCTCGCAACCGGCGCTTCTGGCGCAGGCGGTGGCGCACGCGACGTCGTCGATACGCGTCGGCACCGCCGGGATCATGCTCACCAACCACCCGCCCCTCGTGGTCGCGGAGCAGATTGGGCTTCTGACCAGCCTGTATCCGGGGCGTGTCGACGTCGGCACCGGCAACTCCGTCGGCTTCACCCGCCCCGTGCGCGCCGCGCTGCGCCAGGGTGAGCCCGCCGAGGCCAAAGCCCGCTATGACGATGACCTTGCCGAACTGCGCGCGCACCTCCTCGGCGACGCCGCGGTGACCTCCCGCCCGCGTCCTACCGGCGAGCTGAGCATCTTCGTGCTCGCGGGTTTTCGTTCCATCGCACTCGCCGCGCGTCACGGCATGGGTGTGATCGTCGCCGGCCCCTCGCTTCTCGACGACACCGCCCACCCCCATCACCCAGGCCTCGCACACTACCGCTCCGAGTTCCGCGACCGCGGGCTGGGCAGCCAGCCTCGGGCCATGATCGCGTTAGACATCGCGGTGGCGGAGACCGAAGACGCCGCCCGAGACCTGCTTTTGCCGCAGCACGTCGCCGGCGTGCTTTCGCGGCGCACCGGCGAGTTCGGCGCGTTGCCGACGTTGGACGAGATCCGCCGGATGGACCTCAGCGAGCGAGAGAAACGACGCGTGAAAGATTCGCTCGCCACGGCGGTCTACGGCACCCCGCATCAGGTGGGCAAGCGCCTACGGGAGATCGCTGCGTACGCGGGTGTCGACGAGATCGTCGTCACCGGAGCTATGAGCGATACTGAAGGGCGTCGGCGATCCGAACAACTACTCGCGGAGGTCTGTTCATGA